The following nucleotide sequence is from Salvia miltiorrhiza cultivar Shanhuang (shh) chromosome 7, IMPLAD_Smil_shh, whole genome shotgun sequence.
TTCAAATCTAATTAAACAagtattaaaaaagaaaattatgattttaaaaTACACACGATTACACGAGTGCACGACACACGTTATGTTAGCCATCAATTTACTAGCAAAATTTTGGTCTAATTTTCATTCCCTCTCTCTATATAAGTAGTAGCATAATATTAATGTACttaaaaaaggaaatatatatcataaaatattaaaaaagttTTTCAAGTACTTTCTTAGCATGTATACGTAATTAAAATCCTTATGGTGTCTCttctcttaaaaaaattaatgggtGGAGTTTGATTAGAGATGGAGATTAGTTATAGATTTGAaaagaataagaataaataagaattgagaaaaattagaatggattgattatacgacgccatgtaggataagatttattttgttataatataatataatataatatatatatatatatatatatatatatatatatatatagtaccgtGAGATcgcctcttaaaataagaaataagaactaagaaaaatgtatgaattttatgtagaacacgtatgaattcgctgtataaaggtatgaatcgtgaaaaataattttttgctacctttaggatttgaactcaggaccatgaattcatccaacatgatgatgaatcaaccgtagatcttgataatctaagggctgaaaataattcttattttatatcttaattgtgtatttattttagccctcccctatatatatctatatataaatatatatatatatatatatataaattaattttgtgtttttttatttacatgatttttatataacaataattttttcCCATTTAAGGATTTTCCCTCTCGGGTTTGCCTTAAatgggttttaacgaggctcgacccttagtttgctcttttgtgctctcaagggttcttagtttctttttctttttctttttctttttctttttaataaaatcttattttaataatataacaataatttttaatgcaattaaagattaacaaattaataattaaggaAGGGACAACTACACGCTACACGAATGCAATTAAAGATCAGCAATTTTTATATCTTTCCTTAATATTAAGGAATGCACGCTACACGCTACACGAATGCTCATATATCATAATATTTAACATGCATTTTCAACTATGATATATCATAgtaatatttaacattttctaCACGCTACACGAATGCTTGTATATAGCAAAAATTATTGTTACATAAAAATCATGTAAAATGAGAACAAAAgattaaacacaaaaaatatgtaaataaaaaacacaGCTGCACGGTTGCACGCTTCACGGCTGCACGCTTCACCTTATTTTCATATACACGATATTATAGATCTTTACAAGTTATAATAGACCGTGTAATCGTGCACGATTTTTATATGACCGTGGCAGAAATACCTGACCGTGTGCCCTAAACCCTAACCGTGAACCCTAACCGTGACTTGTTAGGGAATGACCATTGATTTGATGTTTTGACAATTTTGTAGCATTTGTCTTATGGATTTTGATGAAAATATGTGATAACCTTATTGTAATGAATGATTTTTAACTAATAGTCATTTGTTATTCATCACATAACTTGATTACTCTTTAGTAGGTTGAACTATTAAGTAGTGTTTACTACTAAGTACAACTATGTTTTTCACTCAATTGGTGTAATTTGATCCATAGATAACACTATAGCAATCATTTTACTGaatattgagtcaatatgtatTTAGGGAAACTAATAAACCATAATAGTGATGGTATATTTCAAATCtaattaaacaaatattaaaaaaatatatgattttAATGTACACACGGTTACACAAGTGTACTGCACACGTTATATGTTAGCCATCAATTTACTATCATTTATGGTATCAATCATCTCATTAATTAGTGGGAACCAAGATAGCTTTATTCTTAAACATTTCTGTATCAAATGcattattaattatgttatggatttttttcttaatttgtggaatattaatataatgagttttagatatttaatggtttttgtatatgaaaactgattaaaatttagaaaaagaaaaagaatgaatgagaattgaggaaaattaaaattaattgatTATACGACGTCACataggatagaatttatttcgttgaaatattaatataatgatttttagatatttaatagtttttaatatatcataatttttagatatttaatgatttttagatatgaaaattgataaaaatttagaaaaaaataagaatgaattagaattgaggaaaattataaTGGAATAATtggaatgaatgagaatttacAATCCGTCATCTTCATAAATGAATATTAGCGAGTAGTGCATCAGAAGATAGAAATTAAGGACTAAATTTTATTCAACCGTATACTCTTTTGAACAAtggaatcaatttatttatatttgaaggaaaaatgttaacaattgaatttaatagttattatatatataggggagggctagaataaaaacacattttttgtataaaataggaaccatttttagcccttagatcatcaagatctacagttaattcatcaccttgttggatgaattcaggtcatgagttcgaatcccaaaggtagcgaaaaatttatttttcgcaattcatacctttatgcagtgaattcatacgtgttcaacataaaattcatacattttaatgcgtttttattttatacaaaaaaatgtatttttattcctagcccacccctattaaactttgaaattatactttttttagcaaaaaaattattttagatatGTTGATATACTGATAACTAAAGACTAACATTTGTATAAATTAATGAAGatatttaaagaaataaaatatttaatattaaggaAAGATATAAGATTGAATGAGTTGTCCCTTCCTTAATTATCACCAGAGTATGAATACGTAAATtacaaattcaattaaaatttgattatttCCCTAATTCATATGTTTCATGATTCATCCAAAAAACAACATATAACGTGTACAAACTAAATTATGAAAAACgtacaaaacaataaaacacACAGGTTGACGTGTCTACATATAAGTTGGGCTCAATTTTCTAAATATACAGCTGGTAAAATGAAATACAAGAAATAGGCGAACCGGTGGTATTCATTAAAGCTAGACCGATCTAGGGTACTTAAAAGTGAAGCCGGTGGTTTTGAATGGGGGGATACGTGTCACAATCTCAACGACAGTGTGCATGTGCACACTGTTCAGCATAGACACTTCCGACAATGACATGTTCTCTTCTTCGATCTGCAATTACATTGATAAATGTATGCCCGTCTTCGTGGTACTTCAGGAATGAAGACTACACCTCTTGTTTGGCCGTGTCTCCTCTTCCTTGACAACTCTGAATCCATTCGATTAAACTTCACGTAATCTCTGCTCCGCTGGTGATTACGGGCCCTTGGTTAGTTTCGCAGGATTAGGTATTTGGGTCGCAATCCTCAGCTCTGAGTGAAAGCCAAATACCATCCTCATCAACCCCTATTTGTAATAGGCTATAAATAAGTTGGAAATCGTCTTTGTAAGATACATTCATAATACTTAGCGAAAACTCTATCGTGTTCACTACAAGATCTAAAATTCCAAGTTTTCTTCTTAGCTTTTATTGCATTTCAAATTTCTTATCATTAAGAATCAAAATTCCCCTTCcctttattcaaatatttaaaccatATCTCACAATATCACAGATAAACGAAGAAGCCCTATTAGAATATCACTATAAATCATCGAAGAAACTTATCTTCGGcaaagtttctttcaaatcagGTTAAAGAGAGACCAGAGATCCTATTACGAGttagtaatatatttttcttcatgCTTTATAATATGTGTCGATCGAAAACCTCCTTTACCAAAGAGtatttaaaaattcaataatagaTATTTCCTCTGTCTcaatttaatactccatccgtccctgaaataagttcctattttttttttgggacgtcccccaaataagtttctctttctttcttttcatttttagacAACTACCTcatcactaataatactttatttattcttacttttcactttatcaccactctcaatactaattataacactttttcaccttttcaccactctcaatactaattataacatatttttctccactatcaatacactttaccacttttccttaaaacacgtgacgtccccaaagaggaacttatttcatgaaagaaattaactttttttgaaaatatatttgttcaaaaaataagagagaaatgaagattttttttttaaatgaaaagagAGATAATTATGTGTAGGCCACAACATatggtgtaaataatgagttatgtttGAATATTTATGTTGTATTGacttttcattttagaaaatatctattaaaatgagatgtccaaataaaaaaatgtgacCTATTAAATTGAAATGGAAAACGAATGTTATGGATACACTACATGACATTGTAAGATAGAATCAAATAGTTTGGGATATTTAGATAATTTTCTCTTCCAAATGAAAATTGTATTCACAGTATGGTTGAGGCGATTATTGTATCTTACTATCAGAGTAGTAGTAACgtattaaataattttgaaaaaataaagtcTAGAAAAATAATGATGGTTTCAGTTATAACAGACACCAACAAACAAAACGGAGACGATGAATGAGAACCATATAGCATCCTGAATTAACGAATTTTACAATTGCAGCTTTATATGATTATTCAGCATACCACCTTTTTCCCTTTTTCCTATTTTCAAAAATGGGGGTTCTTAATCTCATATGGAAGCTTCCTGCAAACATTCTATGCTCCGTCGCTTCCTCTCTAACTTCGGTATCATCTTCATCTCTCATTTTACTTACAGCTTCATTGTTTGCTTGTTTTCGGTcgattcatcatcatcatatacaaaCATTGCTCTGCAGCCATGGATTTCTCACGGAGCCACCGCCAGAAAATCGCCGCGACGCCGTCCGCTGCACACGTGCGGCTCTTCGTGTCTAGCCATCGCGCGCAAAGCCACCGCCAAGGCGCAGGATCTGGACGCGCCGCTGGGATCGGTGGCGAAGAGGTCGATCTCGATTTTCAACAACTTCTGCCCCTCCTTTGTACATAGCACGCTGCACAGATGTTTAGGTCTGCTAATCGTGATCGACGATCAAATCCTCTTAATCGAATGCAAAATCGAGGCGATCTTCCCCCGATCGGCGCCCCTCTTCGACGGGATCGACGGCCTCGTCCGCCACGCCGAAGCTCTGCCGGAACGCCTCGACGACGCGGTGAGGAAGTTCCCCAACGTCATCCATAAGTTCCCCCTGCTGGATTGGGTGATCGTTCATCTCATCTCATGGCTCAGCTTTCTCCTCTCGATTCTCGTCAACGTCGGATCTAAGAGCGCGAGGGAGAAGGAGATCACGATCGACGTCAACTGCAAATCGCAGGACAAATCCAACGCCAAGGAGCACACGAAATTGGTGCAGTTCGAGAAGCCCTATTCCTACGCCGATGCAGCGAGAGCTCCCAAATCCGTGCAGTTTGAAGAGAGGGAGAACACCAACGGGGGCGAAGTGGTGAAGGGCGTGCCTACAGAGGTGATTCATTTGTCAGTGAAGAGGCTGCATTCATGGAAGAGCAGAATAAAGGCGCTGGAGGAGCCGCTGTGTGCAGGGGATTCACCAATGTACTCTTCCTACCAGTCTGCAAACTCGTCTCCAGTCTCCGATTGCTCACAAGACGAGAGCCATCCGTTCAACCAGACGCTAGGATGCACATACAAGGAGGTACTCGAGAAGGAGAAGAAGGAAGACGAAGAGGGGGAGGAGGAAGATGTACATTTGAAGGATATTAGAGAGGAAGTCATCCAAACCAACTGAACTTATTCTGCTCACCAGGTTacactaattttttaaatgtaGATCATATATACCTTACCTTCTTTTTCATTGTTTCTTGTTTTTCTATAATACGTATGGCTGCCATTGTACCATTTTGTGTCAAATTATCCTTTAGTTAGGATATCTGCTGCTCCTACAATCAAATCTTGACTTACGTGTATAGTCtaaatatgattattttttctgCCTTGTGTTTAATGATTTAAGTGTTTTTTTTATTGCTATTTTAATGGAGTAATATAAAACGTATTATGTTCTTTTGTCTTATGTGGCAAGAGTGAACGACCACATCATCCTCCGATAATTCacgtaaaaaaatattaagatgAAAAAAAAGTCATATCTTACTACTAACAAATGAAATGAATGGCTCCCTAAAAATTAATCAGTTATCTTACTactaacaaataaaaataaaaataaatggctCCCTTAAAATTATTGAGTTATGATTACAGGTTAGTGGCGCGTTAAAATGAACGGAATTCATtaagcaaaaaataaaaacaatactccctccgtcccaataaaagtggccacatttcctttttgggtgtcccattaaaagtggctactttctaaaaatggcaaaagtttactttaattaagtcaacaattactcactaatttggtcaacaattgtaggccactttctaaaaatgtcaaagttactcactaatttggtcaacaattgtaggccactttctaaaaattactcggAGTAATTAAtaggcgcccaccgtggggctcGAACCCACGACCACAAGGTTAAGAGCCTTGCGCTCTACCAACTGAGCTAGACGGGCTTGTTGATCTAAACTTCCTAAGTCTCTTCATAACTGATCAATTCTATTACTCTATTGTTCATTACTTTCCTCTTAGGTAAggcttcttcctcttttttcctttttacaaAACGATTAATAACGGTTGCTTATTTCCCGTTAATGACAACTCGAACCCtagaaagggaaaaaaaaatcttattagtTGAGCTGACCTTCGTTGAATGTTGTCCTCATCTGAGCAATTTATGCTAAAAAGACGCATTAAAAGTTTCTACTAATATTTACCCTTTtcgtttgaaaaataaaaagatcaACAGTAATTTCTCATTTTCCCATTTGGTAACTCAAACCCACAACCTATTAATTGAAGAGAAAGTGTCACGCCCCGACTTTCAAGAAAGAATATAAATGCCAAAGCATGACTAAAAGAGAACCTCAATAACTAAATATGGATGAAAATGGAATTTAATCAAGTAGAGAATGGTTTGAACTAGGGGTGTAaattcgggtacccgcgggtacacTACTCGCAAAATGCGGATACCCGCGGGACAAAATCGTCCGAAACCCCCACCCTCCCGCGTACATGTTGCGGGTATCCGAATACCTgcagcggatacccgctgcgggtatgagggtGCCCTCATTTCCCGCAAGTtcttgattgtttttaattttgcgGGTTTTTTTGTCCCGCCGAAGGGTATTCTAGTCCCGCAATGTGCGGGTACCCCCTTTACCCGCTGGTATTTtagaaaaaatttgaaaatatcctttctttttcatcgattatccataaaacctatgacaaaaaaaataataaattaattattaattagaaaaaattttgaaaatatcatttctatttcatatttcctaaaaattaattaatattataaaaattatttatttaattaaaaattatatgcgggtatgcgggtacccgcgggtaccctgagggtacccgatacccgcagttttttagaaaataatacccgcacccgaccctcttccttgattttgcgggtatcgggtacccgatacccgtgCGGATATCAGGGTGGGTGAGGAGATACCCGATACCTGCAACCCGAATTTACACCCCTAGTCTGAACCCAAAGCGCAAGATAACATTAATTTACATTAGCAAAGTGTACAAGATTCGTTATGATTTACAAAATAAGAAGCGGGTGGAGATACACAAAAGAGTTGTTCCACTAAAGGAACTAGTTATATACAATAGCAAAATGATCCCCATCTCAGCACCGCACTCCACATCCGCCGCTCAACCTGCAAACATTTTAAAAAGATTTGGCTGAGCACTATTGTACTCAGTGTGCAATTGCCATTTATAAAACATTTAAAAGAAACTGtataataaaatgtttcatGCTTAATAGTATGCATATGAAGCTTTTAAACACAAATCATACATCATAAGCATACAAAATTTCACTTTCTTTAACCGCCTCTACTATTGGTACAACTTATAACTGTATGATCGTCGAGGAATTTTCTTCCACATACGATTCCCTTCATCAGAACTGAGGAACCTGGTCAAGTTCTACCCAATTCTGACTTCGGTGCGCACTATACTCTGGCTAGTACTAGCACAGAACACGATCGTTGACTCATTGTTAATTGGCAAAGCCAACTTTATGTCAGTTAGTAGCACACACCCAATAGAGAGTAAAACATTGAAGCATGAACATTCATTTTGCTTTCATAAATatcagagcttaataactcaaaagTACATTTTTCAAATCAAAAGGACCCTTAAAACTTATTGGTAAAGCATAAATGAACGGTGATCGTTTGTTTGGTGAATTATCGATGAATTATGGATTTTACCTAGAGATTGATCGGAAAAGTGAAAGGAGCTTGCTAAATTGCTGAGAGCACGAGAGAATATAATTGCAGTAGTAAAAGTATTGAAAGTGTCCCCTTACAGAGTGTGTAATGTGtgactatttatagattacatgctaggggtaaaatagtaatttcgccTTCGAAGCATGCTTCCCGCGTGGTCAAGGGCATAGTGGTAATTTTGCCCCCCAGGCGGGCGATTCCTCCGCTCTtcagcgacttctctggcatacgtgacttctctggcataaACGgcttctctggcaagagccatttctctgatcGGGAATGATTTCCCTGACATATCCGCTCCTCTGGTGAGGTCCGTTCCTCTGATAAAGACGATTCATCTGCTTTGCATATATTACTTCTCATCACTTATCGAAACATTAAGTGAAAGTCACTGCCAAAACAGGGGATTTTTCACAGTTTTCCCAATAATTTTCCACCATTTTTGAAAAATACTAATTCTTCAcgaaaaaatctaaaaattaaCATTCGAACACTAGAAACACTATATTATAcacagaaaaaataaaaatcactatTCTCACATTTTTACCATAAGAAACGAGTtcaacaaatcaaacaaaaaatcTGGCCGAAGAGGGTACGTTAAGCCCTTAACTTTATTTGAAATTTCTTGATACCAAATCACAAATATCATGATTCTAACATAAATCTTTCACAAAATTCAAACCCTATATGAACACATAATTTGAAGCATAAGAAGCATGATAACCTTAAACTttgttattctttttctttcaagaCTAGTGTCCTACGAAAAGTATGAATGAACTAAGTTGATTAGAGGATTTTACACATATAGGTTGTTTGAAGATTAAAATATTGGACACTTGTAATTTTGATATAAACTTAAAAATTTAACACGCCACCACACCACATCCTTCTAGAATCCTTTTTACTACACATGTAAATccataagtatatatatatagggagaggttcaagaaagaaccactaaataaaagaagaacggagaaccattttcagccattcgatcatcaagatctacggtggatgcatcatattgttggatgaatgcagatcttgggttcgaattctgaagggagcaatttttttttattttttttagtgcattaattttaacagcgaacgcattaatttttacagtggatgcattagatttgatggttctcgcgttctcacaaataatgtagttctctttagaaccacaccatatatatatatatatatatatatatagggagaggttcaaataagaaccactaaataaaattagaacagagaaccattttaaaccattcgatcatcaagatctacggtggatgcatcatcttggtggatgaatgcagatcctgggttcgaatcctgaagggagcaaaaaatttattattttcggatgcattaaatttaatagcgaatgcattaatttatatagtagatgcattgattttaatggttcttatgttctcacgataagtgtggttctcactataaccgcaccctatatatatatatatatatatatatatatatatatatatatatatatatatacctttagctacatatatataatacacaCTCACACTACTCTACACACAACAAACATATTAcacatattatatatcatatagCACATAtaataatatgtatatacatatatgaaaataaagtaaataatttaattccataaaaatatatttatataaagtaTAACTAATATTAATGCATGATTTCATTGTTTCTTTTGTTTGAGTGCGAATCAACTTATTCCaccctaaaaaaattaatttctataTTGACTAAATAGATCTATTGAGAAATTCTATACGGATATTACAGAAAGCTTCTTTACCAACAAAGTTACACTTCGTTGTTACTAATATTTacccttcttttctttgaatCAATTATCTGTCTAATTCATACATTATTcttactagcatttgcaccacgtgcaatgcacggaaaatatttttatattctatatttatttaaaattgataccaactcaattattatatttataaatgtaataacaaaataattttaactaaatatatttgagttgaatatttaaaaactaaagaaaaaatcacaataataaaaattgatattatgaaaaggaaaaaaattatataagtgAAAAGAATGtaaatgaaaatcaaataaaaataaaaaagaaatgaaaaaaaaattaaaaaaagaagaagaagaagaagaagaagaagatgagagTCCAAAGAGaatgttttgaaattttaatcttataataaatataacttttacatttaaaattgaatatttacataaaatatatcaaattaaagttcgtATCATGATCGAGAAGATAGAATGTTTTGAAAATTTaatcttaaaataaatataatttttacattttgaatcgaatatttacataaaatatatcaaattaaagttcttatcgtgatctttaatttgatatgcatattaaatattttagggttaattgcccctaaatacacaaactttcaccaaattctggaattgcacaccaactttaaaatcttCCCTACAATACATcatctttcctttttttctgatttttcccacgacCACAAAATCCCCAATCGGAAAAATGACGTGGCGATCGGTTCAAACGGGAATTCTCGTCTGGGTGAGAACTCTGCGAGCGATCTCAGAGAGGAGAAGCTTTTCCGGCCGAGAACTCTGCGCCCTCAAATGGTGGAGATTCACGTCTGGGTGGAAATTGTAATTTAGGGCTGAAAAAACGTGAATAgggaaaacaaaacaagaaataaGTTGATTTTAcctaaaacgacgtcgttttggacCTTTGGTTAAAACTACGTCGTTTTCCTCTGACGTCCGACGTGTCTACGCGGATTTCCGGTCGCCACGTCAATTTTCCGATTGGGGATTTTGTAGTCG
It contains:
- the LOC130995598 gene encoding uncharacterized protein LOC130995598, whose amino-acid sequence is MGVLNLIWKLPANILCSVASSLTSPWISHGATARKSPRRRPLHTCGSSCLAIARKATAKAQDLDAPLGSVAKRSISIFNNFCPSFVHSTLHRCLGLLIVIDDQILLIECKIEAIFPRSAPLFDGIDGLVRHAEALPERLDDAVRKFPNVIHKFPLLDWVIVHLISWLSFLLSILVNVGSKSAREKEITIDVNCKSQDKSNAKEHTKLVQFEKPYSYADAARAPKSVQFEERENTNGGEVVKGVPTEVIHLSVKRLHSWKSRIKALEEPLCAGDSPMYSSYQSANSSPVSDCSQDESHPFNQTLGCTYKEVLEKEKKEDEEGEEEDVHLKDIREEVIQTN